From Flavobacterium alkalisoli, the proteins below share one genomic window:
- a CDS encoding response regulator gives MTKKISTLLLVDDDQDDRFLFKEALAEADNSVIFNEAANGADALEKLVSGKVLLPDLIFLDVNMPRMNGLDCLKHLKENVRFKDVSVVMYSTSASDDYQKECFNHGAKLFIEKPSDFWQLCDKLKNVLKTAFQL, from the coding sequence GTGACCAAAAAAATAAGCACTTTACTATTAGTTGATGACGATCAGGACGATCGTTTTCTTTTTAAAGAAGCATTAGCTGAAGCTGATAATTCTGTTATATTTAATGAGGCGGCCAACGGGGCAGATGCACTTGAAAAACTTGTTTCGGGAAAGGTTTTACTTCCCGATTTAATTTTTTTAGATGTTAATATGCCACGAATGAACGGACTTGACTGTCTTAAACATTTAAAAGAAAATGTACGTTTTAAAGATGTGTCGGTTGTTATGTATTCTACTTCGGCTTCAGATGACTACCAAAAAGAGTGTTTTAATCACGGGGCAAAATTATTTATAGAAAAACCCAGTGATTTTTGGCAATTATGTGATAAACTAAAAAATGTTCTCAAAACAGCTTTTCAACTGTAA
- a CDS encoding response regulator produces METNFKRNLFVFFSISLVILIISSAASFFSITSLLKSNSAVNHTQEVIYNINEGATVVIDAQTSVRGFLVSGKQSFLEQYNNSETRANEIFEEIAKLTSDNALQQQSLTELKPLRSEFFDYLQNLITEKTRGETTMSTDLDTGKKIMDRMRVILKRMESQEQELLKQRNSNSERYGTASSILIVAAAVLSLLISISFFMRILKDYNERAKLHKQLQEKDIEMAKRIEVISGIASQISEGNYEVRVDDSQKDALGTVAISLNNMAFSLDKSFRSLSDNEWLQAGVAELNQVMIGEKTTEELTRDIIEYLAIFTRSSAGVLYLAEGEELYLIAGYSYAGENKRERLRAGQGITGQAVTSGKLLELTSLSDDDITISYALGEVKPKHVVALPLTDDKVIGVAELATVNTFTKREIQFLKAVANNIGIAIKASQNRQRVQELLEETQAQSEELIIQHSELENINAELEAQTSKLQASEEELRVQQEELQQTNEELAERSVLLEERNMEIQKKSEDLELSTRYKSEFLANMSHELRTPLNSILLLSRLLSENNDKNMNDEQIEFAKVIQSSGNGLLGLIDEILDLSKIEAGKMEVEFLDVSTREITENLKNLFTEVAKEKSIEFKIDTTDAPLVIKTDRMRLEQILKNLISNAIKFTSEGSVTLQIKKVKDNDKLVNFTVKDTGIGIPREKQPLIFEAFQQADGSTKRKYGGTGLGLSISRELAKLLGGEITLTSEVNKGSEFTLLLPVLGAATGRMVVTKPQVTMAVELQKQEEEKTLVTKEENRYVSLVIPDDVPDDRDIITEGDKVMLIVEDDVNFAKSLLEFTHQRGYKGVITVRGDEAFNLALKYRPIGILLDIQLPIKSGWEVMDELKGNVLTKHIPVHIMSSHKVRQESLLKGAVNFLDKPVAFEQIPDVFKKIEHIVNKDSQKVIIIEDNAKHAQALAYFLETNDIKSEIKSDVSDGITTLQGTNIDCVILDMGVPDKQAYEILENVKNKSGADNIPVIVFTGKSLSMKEELKIKKYADSIVVKTAHSYQRMLDEVSLFLHLVEQNKKEGGKKNKNFNTLNNILSGKTVLVVDDDVRNIYSLTKALEVLKMNVLTAIDGKEALKVLEENPGVDIVLLDMMMPNMDGYETATRIRQDKKLKNLPVIAVTAKAMTGDREKCINAGASDYITKPVDVDQLLSLLRVWLYDKA; encoded by the coding sequence ATGGAAACCAACTTTAAACGAAATCTCTTTGTTTTCTTTAGTATCTCTCTGGTTATTTTAATAATCAGTTCTGCTGCTTCATTCTTTAGTATAACCAGCCTGTTAAAAAGTAATAGTGCTGTAAATCATACACAAGAAGTAATTTATAATATTAATGAAGGAGCTACTGTAGTTATTGATGCACAAACCAGTGTAAGAGGATTTCTTGTCTCTGGAAAGCAAAGCTTTTTGGAGCAATACAATAATTCTGAAACAAGGGCAAATGAGATTTTTGAGGAAATAGCAAAGCTTACTTCCGATAATGCTTTACAACAACAAAGCCTGACAGAACTTAAACCGCTGAGAAGTGAGTTTTTTGATTATCTGCAAAATCTTATAACAGAAAAAACGCGTGGTGAAACTACCATGTCTACAGATTTGGATACCGGTAAAAAAATCATGGACCGCATGCGTGTTATTTTAAAACGCATGGAAAGCCAGGAGCAGGAACTTTTAAAGCAACGTAACAGCAATTCTGAAAGATATGGTACTGCCAGCTCAATACTTATTGTTGCTGCTGCCGTTTTATCATTGCTTATAAGTATCTCTTTCTTTATGAGGATACTTAAAGATTATAATGAGAGAGCCAAGCTGCACAAGCAACTTCAGGAGAAGGATATAGAGATGGCAAAAAGGATAGAGGTTATTAGTGGTATAGCTTCCCAGATATCCGAAGGCAATTATGAAGTTAGGGTAGACGATAGTCAAAAAGATGCTTTGGGTACTGTAGCGATATCACTAAACAATATGGCTTTTTCGCTGGATAAATCTTTCAGGTCATTATCGGATAACGAATGGTTGCAGGCTGGTGTTGCCGAGCTTAATCAGGTAATGATAGGCGAGAAAACTACCGAAGAACTTACAAGGGATATTATAGAGTATCTGGCCATATTTACAAGAAGCAGCGCAGGGGTATTATACCTTGCAGAAGGAGAGGAGCTTTATCTTATAGCAGGGTATAGCTATGCTGGGGAAAATAAACGAGAAAGACTTAGAGCAGGTCAGGGTATAACAGGCCAGGCAGTTACTTCAGGTAAATTACTTGAACTAACGTCTCTGTCTGATGATGATATTACTATTTCTTACGCTTTAGGCGAGGTAAAGCCTAAACATGTTGTAGCGTTGCCTTTAACTGATGACAAAGTGATAGGTGTGGCAGAACTTGCTACAGTAAACACATTTACAAAAAGGGAAATACAGTTTTTAAAAGCGGTAGCTAATAATATAGGTATTGCAATAAAAGCGTCGCAAAACAGGCAAAGGGTTCAGGAGTTGCTTGAAGAAACACAGGCACAGTCTGAAGAGCTTATTATTCAGCACAGCGAGCTTGAAAATATTAATGCTGAACTGGAGGCACAAACTTCCAAACTACAGGCTTCAGAAGAAGAATTAAGGGTTCAGCAGGAAGAGCTTCAGCAAACTAATGAAGAACTTGCTGAGCGTAGTGTACTACTGGAGGAAAGAAACATGGAAATCCAGAAAAAATCTGAAGACCTTGAACTGAGTACACGTTATAAATCCGAATTCCTGGCTAATATGTCGCATGAGCTTAGAACCCCTCTAAACTCTATATTATTATTGAGCAGGCTATTGTCTGAAAACAATGATAAGAACATGAACGATGAGCAAATAGAATTTGCTAAGGTGATACAAAGTTCCGGTAACGGACTGTTAGGGCTTATAGATGAAATTCTTGACCTTTCTAAAATTGAGGCAGGTAAAATGGAAGTTGAATTTCTGGATGTTTCTACCAGAGAGATAACAGAAAATTTAAAAAATCTGTTTACAGAAGTAGCAAAAGAAAAGAGTATAGAATTTAAAATTGATACTACCGATGCTCCTCTTGTTATTAAAACAGACAGGATGAGGCTGGAGCAGATATTAAAGAACCTGATCTCGAACGCTATTAAGTTTACAAGTGAAGGTTCGGTAACACTTCAAATCAAGAAAGTAAAAGATAACGACAAACTGGTAAACTTTACTGTAAAAGATACCGGTATAGGTATACCGCGTGAAAAGCAACCGCTTATTTTTGAGGCATTCCAGCAGGCAGACGGTTCTACAAAACGTAAATACGGAGGTACAGGTTTAGGACTTTCCATAAGCAGGGAACTTGCAAAATTATTAGGTGGTGAAATTACGCTAACCAGCGAAGTTAATAAAGGAAGTGAATTCACTTTACTGTTGCCTGTTTTAGGCGCTGCTACAGGAAGAATGGTAGTAACCAAACCACAGGTAACCATGGCTGTGGAACTGCAAAAACAGGAAGAAGAAAAAACATTGGTGACTAAAGAAGAAAACAGGTATGTAAGCCTGGTAATACCTGATGACGTACCAGACGACAGGGATATAATTACAGAAGGGGATAAGGTAATGCTTATAGTTGAAGACGATGTTAATTTTGCCAAATCGCTACTTGAGTTCACCCATCAGCGAGGCTATAAAGGGGTTATAACGGTTAGGGGAGATGAGGCGTTTAATCTTGCTTTAAAATACAGGCCAATAGGAATATTACTGGATATTCAGTTACCTATAAAAAGCGGTTGGGAAGTTATGGATGAGCTAAAAGGTAATGTTCTTACAAAGCATATTCCGGTACATATAATGTCTTCACATAAGGTAAGGCAGGAAAGTCTTCTAAAAGGAGCTGTAAACTTTTTAGATAAGCCTGTTGCTTTTGAACAGATTCCTGATGTATTTAAAAAGATCGAGCACATTGTAAACAAGGATTCTCAAAAAGTAATTATCATAGAAGATAATGCCAAGCATGCTCAGGCATTGGCTTATTTCCTTGAGACTAATGATATAAAATCGGAAATAAAGAGCGATGTAAGCGATGGTATCACTACACTACAGGGTACTAATATAGACTGTGTAATACTGGATATGGGTGTTCCAGATAAACAGGCTTATGAGATACTCGAAAATGTAAAGAACAAATCGGGGGCCGATAATATACCTGTTATTGTATTTACAGGTAAGAGCCTTTCTATGAAAGAGGAGCTAAAAATTAAAAAGTATGCCGATTCTATTGTGGTTAAAACTGCTCATTCCTACCAGCGTATGCTGGATGAGGTTTCATTGTTCCTGCATTTGGTAGAACAAAACAAGAAAGAAGGAGGTAAAAAGAACAAGAACTTTAATACCCTTAATAATATCCTTAGCGGTAAAACGGTACTTGTGGTTGATGATGATGTGCGTAACATTTACTCATTAACCAAGGCTCTTGAAGTACTTAAAATGAATGTACTTACTGCAATAGACGGTAAGGAAGCTCTTAAGGTGCTTGAAGAAAATCCGGGAGTAGACATCGTACTACTGGACATGATGATGCCTAATATGGATGGCTATGAAACGGCAACCAGAATAAGACAAGATAAGAAACTTAAAAACCTGCCTGTTATAGCAGTAACCGCAAAAGCGATGACAGGAGACAGGGAAAAATGTATTAATGCAGGAGCGTCAGACTATATTACCAAACCGGTAGATGTAGACCAGCTTCTGTCATTATTAAGAGTTTGGTTATACGATAAAGCCTGA
- a CDS encoding PAS domain-containing hybrid sensor histidine kinase/response regulator, translating to MPQSSSTLKQEFNELLIKAPTVFSWLTEGSLDGIWYCDLELPGKFWANDAFWKILGLTTPEDQNIFDRWSMTINTFDKNKTIHLIKQCRENPKKEFNDTFTYIDDKGYEIILHSEGKIVFDNQNNPTRLIIKHYKERNIKQEKLLGKVKKLKKLRAILNETNKVAKVGGWEVDLVNQKITWTKVTKQIHEVDSDYKPELETAINFFEEGWSRDTITEAFAKAVETGKQYYVELRLITAKGNTLWVRTIGKPVFENGNCVRIYGAIQDISARKEQEAIYAETRERFEKIFNHSSIGIVLLDFENKPIIANPASIKIFGFEDADHEFVKANISFKDIVHPDDFKEAVKLRNKLQKGEIENYTLRSRFYKQNGELIWCKLNTSLIRGADNSKNMIISHIEDITEQKQLEEIAFENSVRFKSAFEHSPNGMAMVGLDGTWLMVNKGLSNMLGYSREEFLNLTFQQITYKTDLDADLRLLHETLEGKRDTYGMEKRYIHKDGSIVYGLLNVSLIRDEENNPLYFISQINDISKRVRAKQELEASLKELQDLMNATTQVAIIEADTNGIVKKYNKGAETLLGYTAEEIIGKHKVGLFHDQEEVAKRSKLLAKKYGKELHGIELFTYNATRGEYDSEEWVFVRKDGSKFDVQLVITAIRDKNDVITGYVGIATDITQLKEMEKSLVSEKHKAEYANKSKSEFLANMSHEIRTPLNGVIGFTDLLMKTELNETQSKYMQMVNTSAHSLLDLINDILDFSKIEAGKLELSEDKTDLIELCSQTVDIIKHDAHEKGLELLLDISPKVKRFIYADSIRLRQILVNLLGNAIKFTEKGEVELKVRNTPCGENKDEMLFDFSIRDTGIGIAPHNLQKIFNAFDQEDASTTRKYGGTGLGITISNRLLELMDSRLEVVSELNNGSTFSFKVRFKTEFDDSFPEKQTENINNVLIVDDNENNLTILRDMLAFGKVNSVSAQNGIQALEILESKNDFDLAIIDFNMPYLNGLELISHIRKKLKIDKEALPIILLHSSVVDNKTLQLCKELDVKFEVTKPIRIDQLFDLISNIKTESTGIKEVVEDSFTKNEQGAYNILIAEDNPVNQFLAKTIIQKVLPHANITIAEDGEKAVRMYKSMPLDLIFMDIQMPVMSGFDATKQIRMLEESGFRIPIIALTARALKGERERCLDAGMDDYITKPIIFETIKETIKLHLPVTLK from the coding sequence ATGCCGCAATCCTCTTCTACTCTGAAACAAGAGTTTAATGAGTTACTTATTAAAGCCCCTACTGTATTTTCGTGGTTAACCGAAGGTTCCCTTGACGGAATTTGGTACTGTGACCTTGAATTACCCGGAAAATTTTGGGCAAATGATGCTTTCTGGAAAATTTTAGGCCTTACAACTCCTGAAGATCAAAACATATTTGACAGATGGAGTATGACTATAAATACTTTTGATAAAAACAAAACAATACACCTTATAAAACAATGTCGTGAAAACCCTAAAAAAGAGTTTAACGACACCTTTACCTATATTGATGATAAAGGCTATGAGATAATATTACATTCTGAAGGAAAAATAGTTTTTGATAATCAAAATAATCCAACGAGGCTTATTATCAAACATTACAAAGAGAGAAATATAAAGCAGGAAAAGCTTTTAGGTAAGGTTAAAAAACTTAAAAAACTACGAGCTATTTTAAATGAAACCAACAAGGTTGCCAAAGTGGGTGGCTGGGAAGTTGATTTAGTTAACCAAAAAATAACCTGGACTAAAGTTACCAAACAAATACATGAGGTAGATTCTGATTATAAACCGGAACTGGAAACAGCCATTAACTTTTTTGAAGAAGGCTGGAGCAGAGATACAATTACCGAAGCTTTTGCCAAAGCTGTGGAAACAGGTAAGCAATATTATGTTGAACTTAGACTGATCACAGCTAAAGGAAATACTCTATGGGTAAGAACAATAGGCAAACCTGTTTTTGAAAATGGTAATTGTGTAAGAATATATGGAGCCATACAGGACATTAGTGCCCGTAAGGAACAGGAAGCAATATACGCAGAGACCCGTGAAAGGTTTGAAAAGATTTTTAATCACTCCTCAATAGGGATAGTACTCTTAGATTTTGAAAATAAACCTATAATTGCCAATCCTGCAAGCATCAAAATTTTTGGCTTTGAAGACGCTGATCATGAATTTGTAAAAGCTAACATAAGCTTTAAGGATATAGTACATCCTGACGATTTTAAAGAAGCGGTTAAACTTAGAAACAAGCTACAAAAAGGAGAAATAGAGAACTATACTTTACGCAGCCGATTTTACAAACAAAACGGTGAATTGATTTGGTGTAAACTAAACACCTCTCTTATTAGGGGAGCTGACAATTCAAAAAATATGATTATCAGTCATATTGAGGATATTACAGAACAAAAACAGTTGGAAGAAATAGCTTTTGAAAACTCAGTTCGTTTTAAAAGCGCCTTTGAACACTCACCTAACGGAATGGCTATGGTAGGCCTTGACGGCACATGGCTAATGGTAAACAAAGGTCTTAGCAATATGCTAGGGTATTCGAGAGAAGAATTTCTAAACCTTACTTTCCAGCAAATAACATACAAAACCGATCTTGATGCCGATCTTCGCCTTCTTCATGAAACCCTTGAAGGAAAAAGGGACACCTATGGCATGGAAAAAAGGTACATACATAAAGATGGCAGTATAGTATACGGCCTTCTTAATGTATCACTTATAAGAGATGAAGAAAACAACCCATTGTATTTTATTTCTCAGATAAACGACATAAGCAAAAGAGTAAGGGCTAAACAGGAACTTGAAGCCAGCCTTAAAGAGCTTCAGGATTTAATGAATGCCACCACTCAGGTTGCTATCATTGAGGCTGACACTAACGGTATAGTAAAAAAATATAATAAAGGGGCTGAAACTCTTTTAGGATACACTGCCGAAGAGATTATTGGTAAACATAAAGTAGGACTTTTCCACGACCAGGAAGAAGTAGCAAAACGCTCTAAATTACTTGCAAAAAAATATGGAAAAGAATTACACGGTATAGAGCTTTTTACTTATAATGCCACCAGAGGTGAATATGATTCTGAAGAATGGGTATTTGTAAGAAAAGATGGTTCTAAGTTTGATGTTCAGCTGGTAATTACTGCCATTAGAGATAAAAACGATGTAATAACAGGTTATGTTGGTATAGCAACTGATATTACTCAGTTAAAAGAAATGGAAAAATCGCTTGTGAGTGAAAAGCACAAAGCGGAATATGCTAATAAATCGAAATCGGAATTCTTAGCAAATATGAGTCACGAAATCAGAACACCTTTAAATGGAGTGATTGGTTTCACTGACCTGCTTATGAAAACCGAACTGAACGAAACACAAAGCAAATACATGCAGATGGTTAATACATCTGCACACTCATTGCTCGACCTGATAAACGATATTCTTGACTTCTCTAAAATTGAAGCAGGGAAACTCGAACTTAGTGAAGATAAAACAGATCTTATTGAGCTTTGTTCTCAAACGGTAGATATCATTAAGCACGATGCTCACGAAAAAGGACTTGAGCTGCTTTTAGACATTTCGCCAAAAGTAAAACGCTTTATCTATGCCGATTCGATAAGACTAAGGCAAATATTAGTTAACCTGTTAGGTAATGCTATTAAGTTTACCGAAAAAGGAGAAGTGGAACTTAAGGTAAGAAATACACCTTGCGGAGAGAATAAAGACGAAATGTTATTTGATTTCTCTATTAGGGATACAGGTATAGGTATAGCCCCACACAACCTTCAAAAAATATTCAATGCTTTTGATCAGGAAGATGCCTCAACCACAAGAAAATATGGAGGTACAGGCCTTGGCATTACCATAAGTAACCGTTTATTGGAGCTTATGGACAGCAGACTGGAAGTTGTAAGTGAACTCAACAATGGTAGTACATTCTCATTTAAAGTACGATTTAAAACAGAGTTTGATGACAGCTTTCCTGAAAAGCAAACTGAAAACATAAACAATGTACTTATTGTAGATGATAATGAAAATAACCTTACCATCTTAAGGGATATGCTTGCCTTTGGCAAAGTAAATTCTGTAAGTGCACAAAACGGTATTCAGGCTCTTGAAATTCTGGAAAGCAAAAATGATTTTGACCTGGCCATTATCGACTTTAATATGCCTTATCTAAACGGTTTAGAGCTAATTAGCCATATCAGGAAAAAACTTAAAATAGACAAGGAAGCACTTCCTATAATATTACTTCACAGTTCGGTAGTAGACAATAAGACGCTTCAGCTATGTAAGGAATTAGACGTTAAGTTTGAAGTTACCAAACCTATTAGAATAGACCAGCTTTTTGACCTGATAAGCAACATTAAAACCGAAAGCACCGGAATTAAGGAAGTTGTAGAAGACAGCTTTACTAAAAATGAACAGGGTGCATACAATATTCTTATTGCCGAGGATAATCCGGTAAACCAGTTCCTTGCTAAAACAATCATACAAAAAGTGCTTCCTCACGCAAATATTACAATTGCCGAAGATGGGGAAAAAGCGGTACGAATGTATAAAAGCATGCCACTCGACCTAATATTTATGGACATACAAATGCCCGTTATGAGTGGTTTTGATGCTACTAAACAAATAAGGATGCTTGAAGAGTCAGGCTTTAGAATACCTATTATTGCGTTAACCGCAAGGGCACTTAAAGGTGAAAGGGAACGTTGCCTTGATGCCGGTATGGATGATTATATTACAAAACCCATAATTTTTGAAACTATTAAAGAAACCATAAAATTACATTTACCCGTAACCCTTAAATAA
- a CDS encoding sensor histidine kinase, producing the protein MILIVDDISENLVALKKTLEVHNLQVDTAQSGEEALKKILKQNYSLIVLDVQMPGMDGFEVAEILAGSNRTKDIPVIFLSAVNRQKRFISKGYETGGVDYITKPVDPDLLILKVKTFLKLSEQKTELKNIRDILSKEVEIRKAAEENLEAKVAERTKELIEKNEELEFRNHELQQFAWVVSHDLKEPIRKIELFVKMIKERYLTDNPKATDYVDRTVRAAQRMSKLITDLLDYSRLSSDVAPEKTDINAVVDEVLTDLDYLIEQNNAIIIKKDLPKIKGVPSQLRQIFQNLISNSLKFSKKDISPIIQISSERIAERNFDAPVDEKGLFCRITVTDNGIGFDERYLDKIFIIFQSLNDRREYEGTGIGLAIAKKIIEKHNGLITAKSQPGEGASFIIILPVK; encoded by the coding sequence ATGATATTAATTGTAGACGATATTAGCGAAAATCTTGTTGCTTTAAAAAAGACACTCGAAGTACACAATCTTCAGGTTGACACTGCTCAATCGGGCGAAGAGGCCTTAAAGAAGATATTAAAGCAAAACTACTCACTTATAGTTCTGGATGTACAAATGCCGGGTATGGACGGTTTTGAAGTGGCAGAAATACTTGCCGGCAGCAACCGTACAAAAGATATACCCGTTATATTCCTTTCGGCAGTAAACAGGCAAAAACGATTTATTTCAAAGGGTTATGAAACAGGAGGTGTAGACTATATTACAAAACCTGTAGATCCTGATTTGCTTATACTTAAGGTAAAGACCTTTTTAAAACTCTCTGAACAGAAAACCGAACTTAAAAACATAAGGGACATACTCTCTAAAGAGGTAGAAATACGAAAAGCTGCCGAAGAGAACCTTGAGGCTAAAGTAGCCGAAAGAACAAAAGAACTTATAGAAAAAAATGAGGAACTTGAGTTCCGCAATCATGAATTACAGCAATTTGCATGGGTAGTTTCTCATGACCTTAAAGAGCCTATACGCAAAATCGAGCTCTTTGTGAAAATGATCAAAGAACGCTATCTTACTGACAATCCCAAAGCAACAGATTATGTGGACAGAACCGTTAGGGCTGCACAAAGAATGTCTAAACTTATTACCGATTTACTGGACTATTCAAGGTTATCATCGGATGTCGCTCCAGAGAAGACCGATATCAATGCGGTTGTTGATGAAGTTTTAACCGATTTGGACTATCTTATTGAGCAGAATAATGCCATAATAATAAAAAAAGACCTTCCTAAAATTAAGGGAGTGCCAAGCCAGTTAAGGCAGATATTCCAAAACCTTATAAGTAACTCACTTAAATTTTCAAAAAAGGATATAAGTCCTATTATACAAATAAGCTCTGAGCGTATAGCTGAAAGAAATTTTGATGCACCTGTTGATGAGAAGGGTTTGTTTTGCCGAATAACGGTAACCGATAACGGTATTGGCTTTGACGAAAGGTATCTGGATAAGATATTCATCATTTTTCAAAGCCTTAACGATCGCAGGGAGTATGAGGGTACAGGTATAGGGCTTGCCATTGCCAAAAAAATAATAGAAAAACACAACGGACTTATAACAGCAAAAAGCCAACCCGGAGAAGGGGCAAGCTTTATAATAATATTACCGGTAAAGTAA